A genomic window from Sanguibacter antarcticus includes:
- a CDS encoding VWA domain-containing protein gives MQLVRGANGPLTSPALTITVSGARTGTVDLMAFQLTDDGRVRGGHDFVFFNQPQSVEGGVRLTAGDALALDLRAVPPEVTTIAVAVALDASIDGPLAGISALSVQVEQVGEATIDCPVAGLTTERAVVLLEVYRRAGAWKVRNVGAGWDGGLDDLVREHGVSVDDEPAPAAAVAPAVAPAAAAAAPVPGSRLSLEKRQVLDLRKKEVHKVLLTKRAESVRARVVLVLDKTGSMRKQYNLRVVHRVVERMVPVALQLDDDGTLETYLYARSFLRLPDLTADELDTWPQTYLHLAGTHGGMDYDSIGHGNDEPPIISEILRTLRHGDPVPTLVLFFTDGGFSKRKEITALVREASSLPAFWQFVGVGRANYGLLTALDELEGRVVDNVGFFELDDIDSVSDAELYARLLGEFPDWLRAARTAQIVS, from the coding sequence ATGCAGCTCGTACGGGGCGCGAACGGCCCGCTCACCAGCCCGGCACTGACGATCACCGTGTCCGGGGCCCGCACCGGCACGGTCGACCTCATGGCCTTCCAGCTCACCGACGACGGGCGGGTGCGCGGCGGTCACGACTTCGTCTTCTTCAACCAGCCGCAGTCGGTCGAGGGCGGGGTCCGGCTCACTGCCGGGGACGCGCTCGCGCTCGACCTGCGCGCCGTCCCGCCAGAGGTCACGACCATCGCCGTCGCGGTCGCTCTCGACGCGTCGATCGACGGACCGCTCGCGGGCATCAGCGCGCTGAGCGTGCAGGTCGAGCAGGTGGGCGAGGCGACGATCGACTGCCCCGTGGCGGGCCTGACGACCGAGCGCGCGGTCGTGCTGCTCGAGGTCTACCGGCGCGCCGGCGCCTGGAAGGTGCGCAACGTCGGTGCGGGCTGGGACGGCGGTCTCGACGACCTCGTGCGGGAGCACGGGGTGAGCGTCGACGACGAGCCCGCGCCCGCTGCCGCCGTCGCTCCTGCCGTCGCTCCTGCCGCCGCTGCGGCTGCGCCCGTGCCTGGGAGCCGCCTCTCGCTCGAGAAGCGCCAGGTGCTCGACCTCCGCAAGAAGGAGGTGCACAAGGTCCTCCTCACGAAACGCGCGGAGAGCGTCCGTGCGCGCGTGGTGCTCGTCCTCGACAAGACCGGGTCGATGCGCAAGCAGTACAACCTCCGCGTGGTCCACCGGGTGGTCGAGCGCATGGTGCCCGTCGCCCTGCAGCTCGATGACGACGGCACGCTCGAGACCTACCTCTACGCGCGGTCCTTCCTGCGGCTCCCGGACCTCACGGCCGACGAGCTCGACACCTGGCCGCAGACGTACCTGCACCTTGCGGGGACGCACGGGGGCATGGACTACGACTCGATCGGTCACGGCAACGACGAACCTCCGATCATCTCGGAGATCCTCCGGACGCTCCGCCACGGCGACCCGGTGCCCACGCTCGTCCTGTTCTTCACCGACGGCGGGTTCTCCAAGCGCAAGGAGATCACCGCGCTCGTCCGCGAGGCGTCGAGCCTGCCCGCGTTCTGGCAGTTCGTCGGCGTCGGCCGGGCGAACTACGGGCTCCTCACGGCCCTCGACGAGCTCGAGGGCCGGGTCGTCGACAACGTCGGCTTCTTCGAGCTCGACGACATCGACTCGGTGTCCGACGCCGAGCTGTATGCCCGGCTGCTCGGGGAGTTCCCGGACTGGCTGCGCGCCGCCCGGACCGCTCAGATCGTGTCCTGA